Proteins from a genomic interval of Xiphophorus maculatus strain JP 163 A chromosome 7, X_maculatus-5.0-male, whole genome shotgun sequence:
- the tbr1 gene encoding T-box brain protein 1, with the protein MQVEHCISLTSEISKKFMNVGSGFASSNGSEELSLQDHPIISASDNLERSSPLKKNSREMTNQSEADNFPDSKDASGDVQRGKLSPDLHGVSDIRHNFDGSAGERCIFSPSAQPPSVSAAPTAMFPYPSQHGPAHPAFSIGSPSRYMAHHPVIANGAYNSLLTNTSPQGYPTAGYPYAQQYGHTYQGGAFYQFSSAQAGLVPGKAQVYLCNRALWLKFHRHQTEMIITKQGRRMFPFLSFNISGLDPTAHYNIFVDVILADPNHWRFQGGKWVPCGKADTNVIGNRVYMHPDSPNTGAHWMRQEISFGKLKLTNNKGASNNTGQMVVLQSLHKYQPRLHVVEVNEDGTEDTSQPGRVQTFTFTETQFIAVTAYQNTDITQLKIDHNPFAKGFRDNYDTVYTGCDIDRLTPSPGDSPRSQIVPGARYAMPSSFLQDQFVSTYAKSRFHPGVGTGPGTERSVPLGNSLLSPQQSEEPTVATPPQRWFVTPANNRLDFAASAYDAADFAGNAATLLSYAAAGVKALPLPTAGCSNRPLGYYADPSGWGGRTPPQYCGVNSKSSSVFSCWPTNSLGGRAGTNYLSEEGDSIATERSPIGGSEETKPKDITSESSWIETPSSIKSIDSSDSGIFEQAKRRRISPSATPVSETVSPLKSELLAPRECEKNCTKDIGYYSFYPHS; encoded by the exons ATGCAAGTGGAGCATTGCATCTCGCTGACGAGTGAAATCTCAAAGAAATTTATGAATGTGGGCAGTGGCTTTGCGAGCTCCAATGGATCAGAGGAGCTCTCGTTGCAGGACCATCCTATTATATCTGCAAGTGACAACCTGGAGAGAAGTTCACCTCTGAAAAAAAACTCCAGGGAGATGACGAATCAGTCAGAGGCAGACAATTTCCCCGACTCCAAGGACGCGTCGGGGGACGTCCAGAGGGGCAAACTCTCTCCTGATCTCCACGGAGTCTCTGACATCCGTCATAATTTCGATGGATCTGCAGGAGAAAGGTGCATCTTTTCTCCGTCCGCCCAGCCGCCGTCAGTCTCCGCTGCTCCCACTGCCATGTTTCCGTACCCGAGCCAGCATGGACCGGCGCACCCCGCTTTCTCCATCGGGAGTCCCAGCCGCTATATGGCCCATCATCCGGTCATAGCTAACGGAGCGTACAACAGCCTTTTAACCAACACGTCTCCGCAAGGCTACCCGACTGCGGGGTACCCTTACGCGCAACAGTATGGACACACGTACCAAGGGGGAGCTTTTTACCAGTTCTCTTCGGCGCAGGCGGGACTAGTACCGGGGAAGGCGCAGGTGTATCTGTGCAACAGGGCCCTGTGGCTGAAGTTTCACAGGCACCAGACAGAGATGATCATAACAAAACAGGGACG acGAATGTTTCCCTTTTTAAGCTTCAACATTTCTGGCCTCGACCCAACCGCTCACTACAATATATTTGTGGATGTGATACTCGCTGATCCGAATCACTGGCGATTCCAAGGAGGAAAGTGGGTGCCGTGTGGGAAAGCGGACACAAACGTTATAG gAAACAGAGTTTACATGCACCCGGATTCACCAAACACCGGCGCGCACTGGATGCGTCAGGAAATCTCGTTTGGAAAGCTAAAGCTCACCAACAACAAAGGTGCCTCCAACAACACAGGCCAG ATGGTGGTCCTCCAGTCGCTCCACAAGTACCAGCCCAGGCTCCATGTGGTGGAAGTGAACGAAGATGGGACAGAGGACACCAGCCAGCCGGGAAGAGTCCAGACTTTCACCTTCACGGAGACGCAGTTCATCGCCGTCACCGCTTACCAGAACACTGAC atTACGCAACTGAAAATCGACCACAATCCGTTTGCCAAAGGATTTCGGGACAATTATGACAC TGTATACACAGGCTGCGACATTGACCGCCTAACTCCATCACCGGGTGACTCTCCGCGCTCACAGATCGTGCCGGGTGCGAGATACGCCATGCCCAGCTCCTTCCTGCAGGACCAATTTGTCAGCACTTATGCCAAATCTCGCTTTCACCCTGGCGTGGGGACTGGTCCTGGCACGGAGCGCAGCGTCCCACTCGGCAACAGCTTGCTGTCCCCGCAGCAAAGCGAGGAGCCCACTGTTGCCACCCCCCCGCAGCGTTGGTTTGTCACCCCTGCCAACAACCGACTGGACTTTGCCGCCTCGGCATACGACGCCGCCGATTTCGCCGGTAACGCGGCCACCTTGCTGTCCTACGCAGCGGCCGGAGTAAAGGCTCTCCCCCTCCCGACAGCGGGCTGCTCCAATCGGCCTCTTGGCTATTACGCAGACCCGTCTGGCTGGGGAGGACGCACGCCACCGCAGTACTGCGGCGTAAACAGTAAATCCAGCTCGGTCTTTTCCTGCTGGCCGACCAACTCCCTTGGAGGCAGGGCGGGCACCAACTACCTGTCGGAGGAGGGAGACTCCATCGCGACCGAGAGGTCACCGATCGGTGGCTCGGAAGAGACCAAACCCAAAGACATCACATCAGAGTCCAGCTGGATAGAGACGCCGTCGTCGATAAAGTCGATTGATTCCAGCGATTCTGGGATCTTTGAACAGGCCAAAAGAAGACGGATCTCCCCCTCTGCCACCCCGGTCTCAGAGACAGTGTCCCCGTTAAAATCCGAGCTGCTGGCACC